One genomic window of Deltaproteobacteria bacterium includes the following:
- a CDS encoding c-type cytochrome, translated as MRARAAARAAGLLLVLGAPAAGEAVEAGPAAALPGQALYAEHCALCHGVEGGGDGPAGLPLVPMPRDFRVGRFKFDADGDGRTGTDRDLFLVIRDGAGAVGGNPVMAPWGQLGELRIHELVAYVRSLERHQAP; from the coding sequence TTGAGGGCGCGAGCGGCGGCGCGGGCCGCGGGCCTGCTCCTCGTGCTCGGCGCGCCGGCGGCCGGCGAGGCGGTGGAGGCGGGTCCTGCCGCGGCGCTTCCGGGCCAGGCCCTCTACGCCGAGCACTGCGCCCTCTGCCACGGCGTGGAGGGGGGTGGCGACGGGCCGGCGGGGCTCCCGCTCGTGCCGATGCCGCGGGACTTCCGCGTCGGTCGCTTCAAGTTCGACGCGGACGGGGACGGCCGCACCGGCACGGATCGCGACCTCTTCCTGGTGATCCGCGACGGAGCCGGCGCCGTCGGCGGGAATCCCGTGATGGCGCCCTGGGGTCAGCTCGGCGAGCTGCGCATCCACGAGCTCGTCGCCTACGTCCGCAGCCTCGAGCGACACCAGGCGCCGTAG